One window from the genome of Dehalococcoidia bacterium encodes:
- the tuf gene encoding elongation factor Tu (EF-Tu; promotes GTP-dependent binding of aminoacyl-tRNA to the A-site of ribosomes during protein biosynthesis; when the tRNA anticodon matches the mRNA codon, GTP hydrolysis results; the inactive EF-Tu-GDP leaves the ribosome and release of GDP is promoted by elongation factor Ts; many prokaryotes have two copies of the gene encoding EF-Tu) has product PGDNIQMQVELIQPVAIEEGLHFAIREGGRTVGAGVITQVAE; this is encoded by the coding sequence CCCGGCGACAACATCCAGATGCAGGTGGAGCTGATTCAGCCGGTGGCGATCGAAGAGGGCTTGCACTTCGCCATCCGCGAGGGCGGCCGCACCGTCGGCGCCGGCGTCATCACCCAGGTCGCGGAGTAG